TACAGATTATTCTGTTGTATGCGATTGGAAAGAACAAGACGCTGGCAGGTTTGGTCAAACGAATTAATTGATTTGTGATAGTCAATAAATTTTAAAAATAGGATTGAGAAGCTGGTCAAAAGTAAAATTTTGATGCAGCTTTTTTAGTTATAGTGCGTACAGCTTGTTTATGTAGAAAAATAGTTTGTTTAAACATCTATAAATTAGATTTTATTAACTTGTTGCGGTATCAGTTTTTTAGATATATGTCTATATAAGAAGCAATTGATCATAGTCTAAGAATTGTTCTTAAAAAATTATTACAATGATTAAAAATTTAGCATACAAGCTTGTTTATACTATAATTGTGTTAGTATTATCCATGGAATTTAAAGATGAATTGAGGCGGTAAGTAAAATGAATATATTGGCAATTGATACCTCAAATCAACCTTTGAGTATTGCAATATTAAAAGATGAGGAACTGGTTGCAACAACCACAACAAACCAGTCAAAAAATCATAGTGTGACATTGATGCCACAGATTGCTAATTTATTGAGCAGTGTTGGGATGAAAGCAACGGACATTGATAGATTTGTAGTTGCAAAGGGACCGGGTTCATATACGGGCTTGCGTATAGGAGTTACGACTGCCAAGACCTTTGCATTTACTCTTGGAAAAGAACTTGTAGGTATTTCAAGTTTAGCAGTTTTAGCCGATGGTATTAATGTTGAAGAAACTATGATAGTTCCAATCTTCGATGCAAGACGTGACAATGTTTTTACGGGAGTATATAGCAAGGGTTCTAATGGACTTACGAATATAATTCCAGATCAACACATATCATTGGAAAATTTGCTTGAAAAAACAAAAAAATATCAGCGAATTATTTTTGTTGGAAGTGATAGTCACAAGCTTGAGAAACAGATTTTAGAAAAAATGGATGAACAGCAAGAGATAACTTTTTCAAGCATGGAGCGTGATTACCCACAAGCGTATCGCTTGGGATTGCTTGGTCTAAAGGGAAAACCAGCTGATATTCATAGTTTTGTACCGGATTACTTGAGATTAACACAGGCAGAGAGTCAATGGTTAGAAAATCATCAGGGGAGAGTAGA
Above is a window of Liquorilactobacillus hordei DSM 19519 DNA encoding:
- the tsaB gene encoding tRNA (adenosine(37)-N6)-threonylcarbamoyltransferase complex dimerization subunit type 1 TsaB, whose product is MNILAIDTSNQPLSIAILKDEELVATTTTNQSKNHSVTLMPQIANLLSSVGMKATDIDRFVVAKGPGSYTGLRIGVTTAKTFAFTLGKELVGISSLAVLADGINVEETMIVPIFDARRDNVFTGVYSKGSNGLTNIIPDQHISLENLLEKTKKYQRIIFVGSDSHKLEKQILEKMDEQQEITFSSMERDYPQAYRLGLLGLKGKPADIHSFVPDYLRLTQAESQWLENHQGRVDEALVEKI